A DNA window from Rossellomorea marisflavi contains the following coding sequences:
- a CDS encoding F0F1 ATP synthase subunit epsilon codes for MKTLKVNIVTPDGPVYDSEVDMVSTKAQSGELGILPGHIPMVAPLQIGAVRLKKGGDTELVAVSGGFLEVRPEQVTILAQSAETAEAIDIERAKEAKGRAEGRLQGSRDDVDFRRAELSLKRAMNRINVSERNF; via the coding sequence ATGAAGACATTAAAAGTCAATATTGTCACTCCCGATGGCCCAGTGTACGATTCAGAAGTGGACATGGTAAGTACGAAAGCCCAAAGCGGTGAGCTTGGGATCTTGCCTGGACACATTCCGATGGTTGCTCCACTACAAATCGGTGCGGTTCGCCTGAAAAAAGGTGGCGACACTGAGCTTGTAGCTGTCAGCGGCGGCTTCCTCGAAGTCCGTCCTGAACAGGTGACAATTCTTGCACAATCTGCCGAGACGGCAGAAGCGATCGACATCGAACGTGCCAAGGAAGCCAAAGGACGTGCAGAAGGACGCCTTCAAGGAAGCAGGGATGACGTCGACTTCCGCCGTGCTGAACTGTCCTTGAAACGTGCCATGAACAGAATCAACGTGTCAGAGCGTAACTTCTAA
- the atpD gene encoding F0F1 ATP synthase subunit beta, whose product MNTGHVLQVMGPVVDVKFSSGQLPDIYNSLKVQIADRGELTLEVALHLGDDSVRTIAMASTDGLQRGAAVLDSGAPISVPVGDITLGRVFNVLGDSIDLDEPLQQGIRRDPIHRQAPTFDQLSTEVEILETGIKVVDLLAPYIKGGKIGLFGGAGVGKTVLIQELINNIAQEHGGISVFAGVGERTREGNDLYHEMSDSGVIKKTAMVFGQMNEPPGARMRVALTGLTMAEYFRDEQGQDVLLFIDNIFRFTQAGSEVSALLGRMPSAVGYQPTLATEMGQLQERITSTNVGSVTSIQAIYVPADDYTDPAPATTFAHLDATTNLERKLSEMGIYPAVDPLASTSRALSPEIVGEEHYSVARSVQQTLQRYKELQDIIAILGMDELSDDDKLTVHRARRVQFFLSQNFHVAEQFTGQKGSYVEVKDTVKAFRDILDGKYDHIPEDAFRLVGPIEDVLAAAKEMGVEV is encoded by the coding sequence ATGAACACAGGACATGTTCTTCAAGTAATGGGTCCGGTTGTCGATGTCAAGTTCTCTAGCGGGCAGCTACCGGATATCTACAACTCATTGAAGGTCCAAATCGCAGACCGAGGCGAACTTACACTGGAGGTTGCCCTTCACCTTGGGGATGACTCTGTGCGCACGATCGCCATGGCCTCTACAGACGGGCTGCAGCGTGGAGCGGCAGTACTCGATTCTGGAGCACCGATTTCCGTACCGGTAGGTGACATCACGCTTGGACGTGTATTCAACGTACTGGGTGATTCAATCGACCTGGATGAGCCTCTTCAGCAGGGGATCCGTCGTGACCCGATTCATAGACAAGCACCAACATTCGATCAGCTTTCCACAGAGGTGGAAATTCTTGAAACAGGAATCAAAGTAGTCGACTTGCTAGCGCCTTACATCAAGGGTGGTAAAATCGGTCTATTCGGTGGAGCCGGTGTAGGTAAAACCGTTTTGATTCAGGAATTGATCAACAACATCGCCCAGGAGCACGGTGGGATCTCTGTATTCGCCGGTGTAGGGGAGCGTACCCGTGAAGGGAACGACCTTTACCACGAGATGAGCGATTCAGGCGTTATCAAGAAGACAGCGATGGTATTCGGTCAGATGAATGAGCCGCCAGGAGCACGTATGCGTGTTGCCTTGACGGGTCTGACCATGGCTGAGTACTTCCGTGATGAGCAAGGCCAGGATGTTCTATTGTTCATTGACAACATCTTCCGTTTCACGCAAGCAGGTTCAGAGGTATCAGCCCTTCTTGGACGTATGCCATCTGCCGTTGGTTACCAGCCGACACTTGCGACCGAAATGGGTCAATTACAAGAGCGTATCACATCGACCAACGTCGGTTCCGTTACATCGATCCAAGCGATCTATGTACCAGCGGATGACTATACGGATCCAGCTCCTGCAACGACGTTCGCCCATCTTGACGCGACGACGAACCTTGAGCGTAAGCTTTCGGAAATGGGTATCTATCCTGCCGTGGATCCACTTGCTTCCACTTCACGCGCACTATCTCCTGAAATCGTTGGAGAAGAGCATTACAGCGTAGCACGTAGCGTCCAGCAAACCCTGCAACGCTACAAAGAACTTCAGGATATCATTGCAATCCTCGGTATGGACGAGCTTTCCGATGATGATAAACTGACTGTTCACCGTGCTCGTCGTGTACAATTCTTCCTTTCACAGAACTTCCACGTGGCCGAGCAGTTCACAGGACAAAAAGGTTCATACGTAGAAGTGAAGGATACAGTCAAAGCATTCAGGGATATCCTTGACGGCAAATACGACCACATTCCTGAAGATGCATTCCGTCTGGTAGGCCCGATCGAGGACGTACTGGCTGCAGCTAAAGAAATGGGCGTAGAGGTATAA
- the atpG gene encoding ATP synthase F1 subunit gamma, whose product MASLRDIKTRITSTKKTSQITKAMEMVSASKLNRAEMNAKSFVPYMEKIQEVVTSISLGSTDVTHPMLVSRPVKKTGYLVITSDRGLAGAYNSSVLRAVSNTIQERHSSKDEYTIIALGRMGRDFFQKRGDHVLEGVVGLPDQPNFADIKDIANKTVTMFSDGAYDELYMFYNHYVSAIQQDVTQKKVLPLTELESTSTKLTSYEFEPSAEEILEVLLPQYAESLIFGALLDGKASEHAARMTAMRNATDNAKELIGDLTLSYNRARQAAITQEITEIVGGAAALE is encoded by the coding sequence GTGGCATCGTTACGCGACATTAAAACTCGTATTACGTCTACGAAGAAAACAAGTCAGATTACGAAGGCAATGGAGATGGTTTCTGCTTCCAAGCTGAACCGTGCCGAGATGAATGCGAAATCATTCGTTCCTTACATGGAAAAGATCCAGGAAGTCGTCACCTCCATATCCCTCGGAAGCACCGACGTAACGCATCCAATGCTAGTCTCCCGCCCCGTAAAGAAAACCGGCTACTTGGTCATTACGTCTGACCGCGGTTTGGCGGGGGCATATAACAGCAGTGTGCTGCGTGCTGTCAGCAATACAATCCAGGAGCGTCACAGCTCCAAGGATGAATATACGATCATTGCACTGGGGCGCATGGGTCGCGATTTCTTCCAGAAGCGCGGGGACCATGTACTTGAAGGGGTCGTAGGACTGCCGGATCAGCCGAATTTTGCCGATATCAAAGATATCGCCAATAAAACGGTCACCATGTTCTCGGACGGGGCGTATGACGAGCTCTATATGTTCTACAATCACTACGTAAGTGCAATCCAGCAGGATGTAACGCAGAAGAAGGTTCTGCCGTTGACGGAACTTGAATCCACTTCTACCAAGCTTACTTCCTATGAATTTGAACCAAGCGCTGAAGAGATCCTTGAAGTCCTTCTTCCGCAATACGCAGAGAGCCTCATCTTCGGTGCACTGCTCGATGGTAAAGCCAGTGAGCATGCGGCACGTATGACGGCCATGCGAAATGCGACGGACAACGCAAAAGAACTCATCGGCGATCTTACATTGTCTTATAACCGTGCGCGTCAGGCTGCGATCACTCAGGAAATCACTGAGATCGTCGGCGGGGCGGCAGCACTCGAATAG
- the atpA gene encoding F0F1 ATP synthase subunit alpha, producing MSIKAEEISALIKKQIENYQSEMKVSDVGTVIQIGDGIARAHGLDNVMAGELVEFSTGVMGMAQNLEENNVGIVILGPYKDIREGDEVRRTGRIMEVPVGPELVGRVVNSLGQPVDGLGPIPTTKTRPIEGAAPGVMDRKSVHEPLQTGIKAIDALVPIGRGQRELIIGDRQTGKTSVAIDSILNQKDQDMICIYVAIGQKESTVRNAVETLRKHGALDYTIVVTASASQPAPMLFLAPYCGITMGEEFMHNGKHVLVVYDDLSKQASAYRELSLLLRRPPGREAFPGDVFYLHSRLLERAAKLSDAKGGGSITALPFVETQAGDISAYIPTNVISITDGQIFLQSDLFFSGVRPAINAGLSVSRVGGSAQIKAMKKVSGTLRLDLAAFRELEAFAQFGSDLDKATQAKLNRGARTVEVLKQDLNKPLTVEKQVMIFYALTRGHLDDIPVADIRRFEGEFLSWLDHNQKELLDQIRTTKGLPEDSAMAAAIDGFKKTFAKSE from the coding sequence ATGAGCATCAAGGCGGAAGAAATCAGCGCGCTGATAAAGAAGCAAATTGAGAACTATCAGTCTGAGATGAAGGTAAGCGATGTAGGTACTGTCATCCAAATCGGGGATGGTATCGCTCGTGCTCATGGCCTCGACAATGTCATGGCTGGAGAGCTTGTTGAATTTTCTACTGGTGTCATGGGTATGGCACAGAACTTAGAAGAAAACAACGTAGGTATCGTTATTCTCGGGCCTTATAAAGACATTCGTGAAGGCGATGAGGTTCGTCGTACCGGACGGATCATGGAAGTACCGGTTGGACCGGAACTTGTAGGTCGTGTTGTAAACTCACTGGGTCAACCAGTCGATGGTCTTGGACCGATTCCTACAACGAAAACACGCCCGATTGAAGGCGCAGCTCCTGGTGTAATGGATCGTAAATCCGTACATGAGCCGCTTCAAACGGGAATCAAGGCGATCGATGCACTCGTGCCGATCGGACGCGGACAGCGTGAATTGATCATCGGTGACCGTCAGACAGGTAAGACGTCTGTAGCCATCGACTCAATCCTTAATCAAAAAGATCAAGACATGATCTGTATCTACGTGGCAATCGGACAAAAAGAATCAACGGTTCGTAATGCCGTGGAAACACTTCGTAAGCACGGTGCCCTCGACTACACCATCGTCGTAACGGCATCTGCATCACAACCGGCACCGATGCTCTTCCTTGCACCTTATTGTGGGATCACGATGGGTGAAGAGTTCATGCATAATGGTAAGCACGTACTAGTTGTATATGATGACTTGTCTAAACAAGCATCCGCTTACCGTGAGCTTTCCTTGCTCCTTCGCCGTCCTCCAGGTCGTGAAGCATTCCCTGGTGACGTATTCTACTTGCACTCCCGTCTGTTGGAGCGTGCAGCGAAGCTAAGCGATGCAAAAGGTGGAGGTTCCATCACGGCATTGCCATTCGTTGAAACACAAGCAGGAGATATCTCCGCTTATATCCCGACTAACGTCATTTCCATCACTGATGGACAGATCTTCTTACAATCCGACCTATTCTTCTCCGGTGTACGTCCGGCGATCAACGCAGGTCTTTCCGTATCACGTGTAGGTGGATCCGCACAGATCAAAGCGATGAAGAAAGTATCAGGTACGTTGCGTCTTGACCTTGCAGCGTTCCGTGAACTTGAAGCATTCGCACAGTTCGGTTCCGACCTTGATAAAGCAACACAAGCGAAGTTGAACCGTGGAGCGCGTACAGTAGAAGTATTGAAGCAGGACTTGAACAAACCATTGACGGTTGAAAAACAAGTCATGATCTTCTACGCACTCACAAGGGGTCATCTCGATGATATCCCGGTTGCGGATATCCGTCGCTTTGAAGGTGAATTCCTAAGCTGGCTCGACCACAACCAAAAAGAATTGTTGGATCAAATCCGCACAACGAAAGGTCTTCCTGAAGACAGCGCAATGGCAGCGGCCATCGATGGATTCAAAAAGACTTTCGCAAAATCCGAGTAA
- a CDS encoding F0F1 ATP synthase subunit delta, which translates to MSSSTVAKRYALALFQIAQEQLKLEAIEEELRAVKTVFTENKELNSLLENPKLTAVKKKTLIQEAFAGVSAPVLNTLLLLTDRHREDQVVAVVDAFIDLSNEARGIADAIVYSVRPLSEDEKTAVSTSFANKVGKQSLRIENVIDTNILGGLKIRIGNRIFDGTLAGKLNRLERELVR; encoded by the coding sequence ATGAGCAGCTCCACAGTCGCAAAACGCTATGCACTTGCCCTCTTTCAAATCGCCCAGGAGCAACTGAAGCTTGAAGCGATCGAAGAAGAGCTCCGCGCAGTGAAAACCGTTTTTACAGAAAACAAAGAATTGAACAGCCTGCTTGAGAATCCCAAGCTTACGGCGGTCAAGAAGAAAACCTTGATCCAGGAAGCATTTGCGGGGGTCTCGGCACCTGTCCTGAATACATTATTACTCCTGACCGATCGTCATCGTGAAGATCAGGTCGTGGCAGTGGTGGACGCATTCATCGATCTTTCCAACGAAGCACGTGGAATCGCGGATGCCATCGTGTACTCTGTACGCCCACTGTCAGAAGATGAGAAAACAGCCGTTTCCACATCTTTTGCTAACAAAGTAGGTAAACAATCACTTAGAATCGAGAATGTGATAGACACCAACATCCTCGGAGGCTTGAAGATCCGCATTGGGAACAGGATCTTCGATGGTACGCTTGCCGGTAAGTTGAATCGTCTGGAACGTGAACTGGTTCGTTAA
- a CDS encoding F0F1 ATP synthase subunit B — MLSNAFVLGAGGGFTGGDIIVQLVLFLVLLALLKKFAWGPLMGIMQERENHIAGEIDAAEKSRTEASKYLEEQRELLKEARQEALALIESAKKQGDDQRSQIILEARQESERLKESAKREIETQKDQAMAALREQVASLSVMIASKVIEKELSVEDQEQLINDYIKEAGDQR, encoded by the coding sequence GTGCTATCAAACGCATTTGTCCTTGGAGCCGGAGGAGGCTTCACAGGTGGAGATATTATAGTACAGCTAGTCCTGTTTCTAGTCCTTCTTGCGTTATTGAAAAAGTTTGCTTGGGGCCCGTTGATGGGCATCATGCAAGAACGTGAGAACCATATAGCAGGGGAGATCGATGCGGCGGAAAAGAGCCGTACGGAAGCAAGCAAGTACCTCGAAGAACAGCGTGAGCTATTGAAAGAGGCGCGTCAGGAAGCCCTGGCCCTGATCGAGAGCGCGAAGAAGCAAGGGGATGACCAACGCAGTCAGATCATCCTTGAAGCCCGCCAGGAATCAGAACGCCTGAAGGAATCAGCGAAGCGCGAAATCGAGACGCAGAAAGATCAAGCGATGGCTGCCCTGCGTGAGCAAGTGGCATCCCTATCTGTTATGATCGCGTCGAAGGTCATCGAAAAGGAGCTTTCGGTTGAAGATCAGGAACAATTGATCAACGACTATATCAAAGAGGCAGGAGATCAGCGATGA
- the atpE gene encoding F0F1 ATP synthase subunit C: MGLLAAAIAIGLAALGAGIGNGLIVSRTVEGIARQPEARGMLQTTMFIGVALVEAIPIIAVVIAFIVMNR; encoded by the coding sequence ATGGGTCTTTTAGCAGCAGCAATTGCAATCGGATTAGCAGCACTAGGTGCAGGTATTGGTAACGGTCTTATCGTGTCACGTACAGTTGAGGGGATCGCTCGTCAACCGGAAGCTCGTGGAATGCTCCAAACTACTATGTTCATCGGGGTTGCATTGGTTGAGGCGATTCCTATCATCGCGGTAGTTATCGCGTTCATCGTAATGAATCGATAA
- the atpB gene encoding F0F1 ATP synthase subunit A produces the protein MQHENPTAEFLGLTFNLANVMMMTVATVVVFLIAVLCTRRLALKPTGAQNFMEWVMDFVKNIVKSNMDWKTGGRFHLLGLTLLMYIFVSNMLGLPFSVVIDHTLWWKSPTADPVVTMTLAVMVVVLTHYYAIKMKGFSEYGKDFFRPMGFLFPLKIIEEFANTLTLGLRLYGNIYAGEILLSLLITGLAHQGIGGLIGAIIPTLAWQGFSVFIGAIQSFIFVMLTMVYMSHKVSHDH, from the coding sequence TTGCAACATGAAAATCCTACAGCTGAATTTTTGGGCCTTACATTCAACCTGGCAAACGTCATGATGATGACGGTGGCGACCGTGGTCGTATTCTTAATTGCCGTGTTATGTACCCGCAGACTGGCGCTAAAGCCAACGGGCGCCCAGAACTTCATGGAATGGGTTATGGATTTTGTGAAGAACATCGTGAAGAGTAATATGGACTGGAAGACTGGAGGTCGCTTCCATCTGTTGGGTCTTACTCTCCTCATGTACATTTTTGTATCAAATATGCTTGGCCTTCCGTTTTCGGTCGTGATCGACCATACACTTTGGTGGAAATCTCCAACAGCTGATCCGGTCGTCACAATGACACTGGCCGTAATGGTTGTTGTGTTGACTCACTACTACGCCATCAAGATGAAAGGCTTCAGTGAGTATGGTAAAGACTTCTTCAGACCGATGGGTTTCTTATTCCCGCTTAAGATCATTGAAGAATTTGCGAACACCCTGACGCTTGGTCTTCGTCTTTACGGTAACATTTACGCGGGTGAGATCCTGCTATCGCTATTGATTACAGGTTTAGCCCACCAGGGAATCGGTGGTCTCATAGGGGCTATCATCCCGACGCTTGCCTGGCAAGGTTTCTCGGTATTCATTGGAGCAATCCAATCATTCATTTTTGTTATGTTAACGATGGTCTATATGTCTCATAAAGTTAGTCATGACCATTAA